One stretch of bacterium DNA includes these proteins:
- the lpxA gene encoding acyl-ACP--UDP-N-acetylglucosamine O-acyltransferase yields MTQIHPTALVNPQAQIGTDVEIGPYAIVEGDVVIDDNTRIGPQVYIADGARIGKQCSIHKGAVVATMPQDLKFGGERTLFEIGDRTVVREFCTLNRGTLAHGKSSIGSDCLLMAYAHVAHDCTIGDHVIMANGVQLGGHVTVEDWAIIGGMSPVHQFCTVGQHCMIGGGFRVIQDVPPYILASEAPLRFCGLNSVGLKRRGFSEETTLLLKRTYRLLYRSGLNVTQAVARIREQVPLIPEVVNVLTFIERSQRGIVRGRER; encoded by the coding sequence GTGACGCAAATACATCCAACGGCTTTGGTGAATCCGCAGGCCCAGATCGGCACGGACGTGGAGATCGGCCCCTACGCCATTGTAGAGGGGGATGTGGTCATTGACGACAACACCCGCATCGGACCCCAGGTTTATATCGCCGACGGCGCCCGTATCGGCAAACAGTGCTCCATTCACAAGGGCGCGGTGGTGGCCACCATGCCGCAGGACCTGAAATTCGGCGGTGAGAGAACTCTGTTTGAAATCGGCGACCGCACAGTGGTGCGCGAGTTCTGCACGCTCAACCGCGGCACTTTGGCGCACGGCAAGAGCTCCATCGGCTCAGACTGCCTGCTCATGGCCTATGCCCATGTGGCGCACGACTGTACCATCGGAGATCATGTGATCATGGCCAACGGCGTTCAATTGGGCGGCCATGTGACGGTGGAGGACTGGGCCATCATCGGCGGCATGTCGCCGGTGCACCAATTCTGTACCGTGGGCCAGCACTGCATGATCGGCGGCGGCTTTCGCGTCATTCAGGACGTGCCGCCCTATATTCTCGCCTCTGAAGCGCCGCTGCGCTTTTGCGGTCTCAACTCTGTGGGCCTGAAACGGCGTGGTTTTTCCGAAGAGACGACTCTATTGCTGAAACGAACGTACCGGCTGCTTTATCGCTCCGGCCTGAACGTCACCCAGGCGGTGGCGCGAATACGCGAACAGGTGCCGCTGATCCCCGAGGTAGTCAATGTGCTCACCTTTATCGAACGTTCGCAGCGAGGCATTGTGCGCGGTCGGGAGCGCTGA
- a CDS encoding lipoate--protein ligase family protein, whose amino-acid sequence MSAALERWRFIDSNSDSGSTHMAVDLALAQQAAQRPFAATLRVYRWQPAAVSLGYHQSLNEIDVDACRRDGVDVVYRPTGGRAVLHSNELTYSVTLSPASRLFTLEIMGVYEQISLAILAGLAQLQIPAVFDRSERTAKDFARGELSSLCYASAVQHEIGVQGRKLVGSAQRRFADAILQHGSILIGPEHCDLAYYLARGDQARRQTIHRYLAGHTVCLNDLAALPVRYKDLAAALQSGFQQALNIEWIMEPLSPEEQAAAERNRSQAESEMQRRLAAVTAHQSRERR is encoded by the coding sequence TTGTCTGCGGCCTTGGAACGCTGGCGTTTCATCGACAGCAACAGCGACAGCGGATCCACGCATATGGCCGTGGATCTGGCATTGGCCCAACAGGCGGCGCAACGCCCCTTTGCGGCGACCTTGCGCGTCTATCGCTGGCAGCCGGCCGCCGTCTCTCTCGGGTATCATCAGTCGCTCAACGAGATCGATGTGGACGCCTGCCGCCGTGATGGAGTGGACGTGGTCTATCGTCCGACCGGCGGCCGCGCGGTTTTGCACAGCAACGAATTGACCTATAGTGTAACGCTCAGCCCTGCCAGCCGGCTGTTCACTCTGGAGATCATGGGGGTTTACGAGCAAATCTCTCTGGCCATTCTGGCGGGACTGGCGCAGCTGCAGATTCCGGCTGTTTTCGACCGTTCTGAGCGCACAGCAAAAGATTTTGCTCGGGGTGAACTCTCCAGCCTTTGCTATGCTTCCGCGGTTCAACACGAGATCGGCGTACAAGGCAGAAAACTGGTGGGCAGCGCCCAACGCCGATTTGCCGACGCGATCTTGCAGCACGGTTCGATTTTAATCGGACCGGAACACTGCGATCTGGCCTATTATTTGGCCCGCGGCGACCAGGCGCGGCGCCAAACGATTCATCGCTATCTGGCAGGCCATACCGTCTGCCTCAATGATTTGGCCGCTCTGCCGGTGCGCTATAAAGATCTGGCGGCAGCGCTGCAATCTGGATTCCAGCAGGCGCTGAACATCGAGTGGATCATGGAGCCGCTCTCCCCGGAAGAGCAGGCAGCGGCAGAGCGAAACCGCAGTCAGGCGGAAAGCGAGATGCAGCGCCGGCTTGCGGCCGTGACAGCACATCAATCAAGAGAGCGTCGCTGA
- a CDS encoding UDP-3-O-(3-hydroxymyristoyl)glucosamine N-acyltransferase, with protein RHTALAAQAGISGSTRVGQYVRIGGQAGAVGHIEIGDRAAVGAQSGVTKSIPQGVFVSGYPAREHMSAKREEAGISKLPELLKRVKRLEEALAKLQPKS; from the coding sequence CGCCACACCGCTCTGGCAGCCCAGGCCGGCATCTCGGGCAGCACTCGCGTCGGCCAGTATGTACGCATCGGCGGTCAGGCCGGCGCCGTGGGCCACATCGAGATCGGCGACCGAGCCGCGGTCGGCGCTCAGTCCGGCGTCACCAAATCGATTCCGCAAGGCGTCTTTGTCTCCGGCTATCCGGCGCGCGAACACATGAGCGCTAAAAGGGAGGAGGCCGGCATCAGCAAGCTTCCGGAATTGCTGAAACGGGTAAAACGTCTGGAGGAAGCGCTGGCCAAACTGCAGCCGAAAAGCTGA
- a CDS encoding bifunctional UDP-3-O-[3-hydroxymyristoyl] N-acetylglucosamine deacetylase/3-hydroxyacyl-ACP dehydratase, translating to MLKQQQTIRHEVSYSGVGLHTGNKTKITFKPAPANNGITFIRSDIPNSPVIPADIDHVLDISRGTTIGIGEAKIHTVEHVLAAISGLEIDNIICEVHGNEPPVGDGSALPFVEILLKAGLQEQDSPRDYLIIDKTITYHEPARGIDIVVFPSDEFRITFMVDYKNPALGTQYTSMYSLHEEFATEFAASRTFCFLSEVEHLWKAGLIKGGSLDNAVVVIDRDMTQAELTDLRKLFGIDTSVTLSNNGILNGKELRYPNEQVRHKALDLIGDLCLLGMPLKAHVMAARSGHAANVELVKLIRKEYKKKLIRSKYAVSDDQSAFLDANAILKILPHRYPFLLVDKIIDLVPQEHVVGIKNVSLNEPFFQGHFPGRPIMPGVLIVEAMAQVGGILMLNTETEADKKLVYFTGIDNVRFRKTVTPGDTIRFEVELAANRRTMCKMIGRALVDNELVCEAELMAAIVDRV from the coding sequence ATGCTTAAGCAACAGCAGACGATCAGACACGAGGTTTCCTATTCCGGCGTCGGACTGCACACGGGCAATAAAACCAAAATCACCTTTAAACCGGCTCCTGCCAACAATGGCATCACATTCATTCGAAGCGATATCCCTAACTCTCCCGTCATCCCGGCTGACATCGACCATGTACTGGATATCTCCCGAGGCACCACCATCGGCATCGGCGAAGCGAAAATTCACACCGTCGAGCATGTCCTCGCCGCAATCAGCGGACTGGAGATCGACAACATCATCTGCGAAGTCCATGGCAACGAACCGCCCGTAGGCGACGGCAGCGCTCTGCCCTTTGTCGAGATTCTGCTCAAAGCCGGCCTGCAGGAACAAGACTCTCCGCGCGATTATCTCATCATCGATAAGACCATTACCTATCACGAGCCGGCCCGTGGCATCGACATTGTCGTCTTTCCTTCGGATGAATTCCGCATCACCTTTATGGTGGATTATAAAAATCCCGCTCTGGGCACTCAATACACCTCCATGTACTCGCTGCATGAAGAGTTTGCCACCGAGTTCGCCGCCTCACGCACGTTCTGCTTTCTTAGTGAAGTGGAGCATTTGTGGAAGGCCGGCCTGATCAAGGGCGGCTCGCTGGACAACGCCGTGGTGGTCATCGATCGCGACATGACCCAGGCGGAGTTGACCGATCTGCGCAAACTCTTCGGCATCGACACCAGCGTGACCCTGTCCAACAACGGCATCCTCAACGGCAAGGAACTGCGCTATCCCAACGAACAAGTGCGCCACAAAGCGCTGGACCTGATCGGCGATCTCTGCCTGCTGGGCATGCCGCTGAAAGCTCATGTGATGGCCGCCCGTTCCGGCCATGCGGCCAACGTGGAACTGGTGAAATTGATCCGCAAAGAGTATAAAAAGAAACTCATCCGCTCCAAATACGCGGTGTCCGACGATCAGTCCGCTTTTCTCGATGCCAACGCAATTCTGAAAATTCTACCGCACCGCTACCCGTTTCTGCTGGTGGATAAAATCATCGATCTGGTCCCGCAGGAACATGTGGTGGGCATCAAAAACGTCTCCCTGAACGAACCGTTCTTTCAGGGTCATTTTCCCGGCCGACCGATCATGCCGGGCGTTCTCATCGTTGAAGCCATGGCGCAGGTAGGCGGCATTCTTATGCTCAACACCGAGACCGAAGCGGATAAAAAGCTGGTGTATTTCACCGGTATCGACAACGTGCGGTTCCGCAAAACCGTCACCCCCGGCGACACCATCCGCTTCGAGGTGGAGCTGGCGGCCAACCGGCGCACCATGTGCAAAATGATCGGACGGGCGCTGGTGGACAACGAACTGGTCTGCGAAGCCGAGCTGATGGCCGCCATCGTGGATCGGGTATAG